From a single Vitis vinifera cultivar Pinot Noir 40024 chromosome 18, ASM3070453v1 genomic region:
- the LOC100248926 gene encoding probable beta-1,4-xylosyltransferase IRX9H yields MASIRRTQSPAYHDRPYQNGGTSFSVSSPSQKLLSNGKCSSPLPFFSSYGVGIRRFVAGAFLQKYSRKVWRRSAYRCLVFFLLGFLLGMSPFGEVEDIKSQDFSFEIKPSPVNVKLDPESVVKREDFVLDTVNLGVERQSKTKERFNFIPKKQIIVVTPTYNRALQAFYLNRLGQVLRLVPPPILWMVVEMNVASMETAEILRKTGVMYRHIVCTKNSTNVKDRGVHQRNAALEHIEHHKLDGIVYFADDDNIYSLELFKGLREISRFGTWPVAMLAQSKNKAILEGPVCNGSQVIGWHTNEKSKRLRRFHVDMSGFAFNSTILWDPKKWRRPTSAPIQQLDTVKEGFQETTFIEQLVEDESQMEGTPAGCSRIMNWHLHLEARNLVYPRGWLLQKNLDVVLPIK; encoded by the exons ATGGCGTCAATTAGAAGAACTCAATCGCCTGCCTATCATGACCGTCCGTATCAGAACGGTGGGACTTCGTTTTCGGTGTCATCTCCTTCACAGAAGCTTCTGTCCAACGGTAAATGCTCGTCGCCGTTGCCATTTTTCTCTTCATACGGTGTCGGCATCCGGAGATTCGTCGCCGGAGCTTTTCTTCAGAAGTACTCTCGCAAAGTTTGGCGGCGATCGGCTTATAGGTGTTTGGTGTTCTTTTTGCTCGGTTTCTTGTTAGGTATGTCGCCATTCGGCGAAGTAGAAGATATTAAAAGTCAGGATTTCTCGTTCGAGATCAAGCCGTCACCGGTGAATGTGAAATTGGATCCGGAGAGTGTTGTTAAGCGCGAGGATTTTGTCTTGGATACTGTGAACTTAGGGGTGGAGCGGCAATCGAAGACGAAAGAGAGATTCAATTTTATACCTAAAAAGCAGATAATAGTGGTGACGCCGACCTATAACAGAGCGCTTCAGGCGTTTTACTTGAATAGATTGGGACAGGTGCTTAGGCTGGTGCCTCCGCCAATTTTGTGGATGGTAGTGGAGATGAATGTGGCCTCCATGGAGACTGCTGAGATATTGAGGAAGACGGGGGTTATGTATAGGCATATTGTGTGCACTAAGAATTCTACCAACGTAAAGGACAGGGGAGTTCACCAAAGGAACGCAGCTCTCGAGCACATTGAGCACCATAAGCTTGATGGGATTGTATATTTTGCAGATGATGATAATATCTATTCCCTTGAGTTGTTTAAGGGTTTGAGAGAGATCAG CCGATTTGGCACATGGCCTGTTGCCATGCTTGCACAAAGCAAAAACAAGGCAATATTAGAAGGTCCTGTCTGCAATGGAAGCCAAGTAATTGGATGGCACACAAATGAGAAAAGTAAGAGACTTCGGAGATTTCATGTTGATATGTCAGGATTTGCATTCAACAGCACCATCTTGTGGGATCCAAAGAAATGGCGACGTCCCACTTCAGCTCCAATTCAACAGTTGGACACAGTGAAGGAGGGTTTCCAA GAAACCACATTTATAGAGCAACTGGTGGAAGATGAAAGTCAAATGGAAGGGACACCTGCTGGTTGTTCAAGGATAATGAACTGGCATCTTCATTTGGAAGCTCGAAATCTTGTTTACCCCAGAGGCTGGCTACTTCAGAAGAACCTAGATGTCGTTCTCCCCATTAAATGA
- the LOC100264324 gene encoding lariat debranching enzyme isoform X1: protein MRIAVEGCMHGDLDNVYSTLRYLEEVENTKIDLLICCGDFQAVRNKKDLESLNVPPKYRSMNSFWKYYSGQEVAPFPTIFIGGNHEASNYLWELYYGGWAAPNIYFLGFAGVVKFGNIRIGGLSGIYNERHYHLGHYERPPYNERDIRSVYHVREYDVHKLMQVEEPIDIFLSHDWPCGITDHGNWKELVRYKPFFEKEIQERTLGSKAAAELLEKLKPSYWFSAHLHCKFAALVQHGEVGQVTKFLALDKCLPGRKFLQIVEIETVPGPYEIQYDEEWLAITRKFNSIFPLTIHRANLGGAQVDMQDCRDWVRSRLLTRGAKPFEFVQTVPCYDPSQSASNSCFSGYHRNPQTELLLQFLELPYLLDNTLESRDPTHSPMSLISREDYNEDIPIDDMDEMEELAEINDGETKNE from the exons ATGAGA ATTGCAGTGGAAGGGTGCATGCACGGTGACCTAGATAATGTGTACTCAACTCTCCGGTATCTGGAGGAGGTTGAGAACACCAAAATCGATCTTCTCATTTGCTGCGGTGACTTTCAG GCTGTTAGGAACAAAAAGGATTTGGAGAGTCTAAATGTGCCACCAAAATACAGGAGCATGAACTCTTTCTGGAAGTATTACTCAGGACAAGAAGTTGCCCCATTTCCAACTATATTCATTGGTGGGAATCATGAAGCATCCAATTACCTGTGGGAATT GTACTATGGAGGATGGGCAGCGCCTAACATATACTTCTTGGGGTTTGCTGGAGTAGTCAAGTTTGGAAATATTCGTATTGGTGGGCTCTCTGGAATTTATAATGAACGTCATTATCATTTAG GACACTATGAGCGACCACCTTATAATGAAAGGGATATCCGGTCTGTATATCATGTTCGTGAATATGATGTCCATAAGCTTATGCAAGTTGAAGAACCGATTGATATCTTTCTTTCACATGATTGGCCTTGTGGCATCACTGACCATGGGAACTGGAAGGAACTTGTTCGATACAAACCTTTTTTTGAGAAAGAG ATCCAGGAAAGAACTTTGGGAAGCAAGGCTGCTGCAGAACTGCTGGAAAAACTGAAACCTTCCTACTGGTTTTCAGCTCACCTACACTGCAAATTTGCTGCTCTTGTTCAACATGGGGAGGTTGGTCAAGTGACTAAATTTCTTGCACTTGACAAGTGCCTTCCAGGTCGCAAATTTTTGCAG ATTGTTGAAATAGAAACAGTGCCAGGACCTTATGAGATTCAGTATGATGAAGAATGGTTGGCAATAACACGGAAGTTCAACTCTATCTTTCCTTTAACCATCCATCGTGCAAATTTGGG GGGTGCACAGGTTGACATGCAAGATTGTCGTGATTGGGTAAGGAGTAGGCTACTAACAAGGGGGGCCAAACCTTTCGAATTTGTTCAAACGGTTCCTTGCTATGATCCCTCTCAGTCTGCCTCCAATAGTTGCTTTTCTG gGTATCATCGCAACCCTCAAACGGAGCTTTTGTTGCAATTTTTAGAACTGCCCTATCTTCTGGATAACACATTAGAATCAAGAGATCCAACCCACAGTCCAATGTCATTGATTTCTAGAG
- the LOC100264324 gene encoding lariat debranching enzyme isoform X2, with the protein MEGCMHGDLDNVYSTLRYLEEVENTKIDLLICCGDFQAVRNKKDLESLNVPPKYRSMNSFWKYYSGQEVAPFPTIFIGGNHEASNYLWELYYGGWAAPNIYFLGFAGVVKFGNIRIGGLSGIYNERHYHLGHYERPPYNERDIRSVYHVREYDVHKLMQVEEPIDIFLSHDWPCGITDHGNWKELVRYKPFFEKEIQERTLGSKAAAELLEKLKPSYWFSAHLHCKFAALVQHGEVGQVTKFLALDKCLPGRKFLQIVEIETVPGPYEIQYDEEWLAITRKFNSIFPLTIHRANLGGAQVDMQDCRDWVRSRLLTRGAKPFEFVQTVPCYDPSQSASNSCFSGYHRNPQTELLLQFLELPYLLDNTLESRDPTHSPMSLISREDYNEDIPIDDMDEMEELAEINDGETKNE; encoded by the exons A TGGAAGGGTGCATGCACGGTGACCTAGATAATGTGTACTCAACTCTCCGGTATCTGGAGGAGGTTGAGAACACCAAAATCGATCTTCTCATTTGCTGCGGTGACTTTCAG GCTGTTAGGAACAAAAAGGATTTGGAGAGTCTAAATGTGCCACCAAAATACAGGAGCATGAACTCTTTCTGGAAGTATTACTCAGGACAAGAAGTTGCCCCATTTCCAACTATATTCATTGGTGGGAATCATGAAGCATCCAATTACCTGTGGGAATT GTACTATGGAGGATGGGCAGCGCCTAACATATACTTCTTGGGGTTTGCTGGAGTAGTCAAGTTTGGAAATATTCGTATTGGTGGGCTCTCTGGAATTTATAATGAACGTCATTATCATTTAG GACACTATGAGCGACCACCTTATAATGAAAGGGATATCCGGTCTGTATATCATGTTCGTGAATATGATGTCCATAAGCTTATGCAAGTTGAAGAACCGATTGATATCTTTCTTTCACATGATTGGCCTTGTGGCATCACTGACCATGGGAACTGGAAGGAACTTGTTCGATACAAACCTTTTTTTGAGAAAGAG ATCCAGGAAAGAACTTTGGGAAGCAAGGCTGCTGCAGAACTGCTGGAAAAACTGAAACCTTCCTACTGGTTTTCAGCTCACCTACACTGCAAATTTGCTGCTCTTGTTCAACATGGGGAGGTTGGTCAAGTGACTAAATTTCTTGCACTTGACAAGTGCCTTCCAGGTCGCAAATTTTTGCAG ATTGTTGAAATAGAAACAGTGCCAGGACCTTATGAGATTCAGTATGATGAAGAATGGTTGGCAATAACACGGAAGTTCAACTCTATCTTTCCTTTAACCATCCATCGTGCAAATTTGGG GGGTGCACAGGTTGACATGCAAGATTGTCGTGATTGGGTAAGGAGTAGGCTACTAACAAGGGGGGCCAAACCTTTCGAATTTGTTCAAACGGTTCCTTGCTATGATCCCTCTCAGTCTGCCTCCAATAGTTGCTTTTCTG gGTATCATCGCAACCCTCAAACGGAGCTTTTGTTGCAATTTTTAGAACTGCCCTATCTTCTGGATAACACATTAGAATCAAGAGATCCAACCCACAGTCCAATGTCATTGATTTCTAGAG